A window from Montipora capricornis isolate CH-2021 chromosome 7, ASM3666992v2, whole genome shotgun sequence encodes these proteins:
- the LOC138055547 gene encoding uncharacterized protein — MAPPRVPVFYTLTKIHKPTPVGTPIISGCDGPTERLSSFVDRLLQPIAQKQKSYLKDTTDFINVIGTTRVPKNAILVLMDVTSLYTNIPQEEGVKTVCKTYDSFYKDSPPIPTQYLKRVLKLILQENSFEFNTCKHMELPWAPRWW, encoded by the coding sequence ATGGCTCCGCCTCGCGTACCAGTATTCTACACGCTCACTAAAATACACAAACCAACTCCGGTTGGTACACCTataatatctgggtgtgatggccctACTGAGAGACTTTCATCATTTGTAGACAGGCTACTTCAGCCtatagcacaaaaacaaaagtcgTATCTTAAAGACACGACGGATTTCATCAACGTCATAGGAACAACAAGAGTGCCGAAAAATGCAATCCTTGTCTTGATGGACGTGACTAGCctatacacaaatatacctcAGGAGGAGGGAGTTAAGACAGTGTGCAAGACATACGACTCTTTCTATAAAGACAGCCCTCCCATCCCTACACAGTATCTTAAAAGAGTGCTTAAACTTATCCTTCAAGAGAACTCATTCGAGTTTAATACCTGCAAACACATGGAACTGCCATGGGCACCAAGATGGTGGTAg
- the LOC138055548 gene encoding zinc finger MYM-type protein 1-like, translating to MDALTELLETLCFSIPCHLIAGGLLVFLILVQCFDTNKREKDAKGKAKLSLNSFFSKKRTLSENPLTSSASSSSPEEILEPPAKSPTITNPRDDNCGEANPVSDVPYDVSHVVKSAEKLSDADKVQFLENCWRPTPSCSNLYTQYWKSGNLNKHIKFQIKWLDQRKWLAYSARPDHIGAWCITCCLFLSDNEKASLGSFVKTPFRTYNKSKEKFDGHETKEYHKKAVERSYVVRAQVSNIQKRIDTQIDSVKMDNIQSNKTVLPLIVDAVMLCAKQQIALRGHRDYNIDFAEAPAQNEGNFIAILRLSAESNPELKRHLISGPANACYTSKTVQNEIISVMADLICDYFRQCLEETPHFALIAIETTSEGREVLSVCLRLLDFADPTNPIQREVLLDLCDLPRTTRSVIAATIQESLDRQKVEIANCRGQAYDTTASMSSNKKGVQAEIAKHAPDAEYQGCCLHSLNLIRSVSQQMTTDTILMVKSGAGIQKPKHLLMGCAIR from the exons ATGGATGCTCtaactgagctactggagactctatg TTTTTCTATTCCTTGTCATCTAATCGCCGGGGGTTTGTTGGTATTCCTCATCCTCGTTCAGTGTTTTGACACGAACAAGAGAGAGAAAGATGCCAAAGGAAAAGCAAAGCTCTCTCTCAATTCATTCTTCTCTAAAAAACG AACTCTTAGCGAAAATCCTTTGACATCGTCGGCATCGTCCAGTTCCCCAGAAGAAATCCTCGAACCTCCCGCCAAATCTCCAACAATTACAA ACCCTCGTGACGATAATTGTGGTGAAGCAAATCCTGTATCCGATGTTCCGTATGATGTAAGTCATGTTGTAAAGTCAGCAGAAAAGTTAAGTGACGCTGATAAAGTACAGTTTCTAGAAAACTGTTGGCGACCAACTCCTTCGTGTAGCAATCTCTACACCCAATATTGGAAATCAGGGAATCTGAATAAGCACATTAAGTTTCAAATTAAATGGCTGGATCAGCGGAAGTGGCTGGCGTACAGTGCTCGCCCCGATCACATTGGAGCATGGTGTATcacctgttgtttatttttaagcGACAATGAAAAAGCGTCCCTTGGGTCATTTGTCAAAACTCCCTTTCGGACCTATAAcaaatccaaagagaaatttgaTGGTCACGAAACAAAGGAGTATCACAAGAAAGCCGTTGAACGCTCCTATGTTGTTCGAGCCCAAGTAAGCAACATTCAGAAGCGAATAGATACACAAATCGACTCAGTAAAAATGGATAACATCCAGTCGAACAAAACAGTGTTGCCTCTTATTGTTGATGCTGTGATGCTTTGCGCAAAGCAACAAATTGCTTTGCGTGGACACAGAGATTATAATATAGATTTTGCTGAAGCACCCGCGCAAAACGAAGGGAATTTTATTGCCATCTTACGTCTTTCAGCAGAGAGCAACCCTGAATTGAAAAGGCATCTGATATCGGGACCAGCCAATGCATGCTATACAAGCAAAACGgtgcaaaatgaaattatttctgtTATGGCCGACTTAATCTGTGACTATTTTCGACAATGTCTCGAGGAGACTCCTCATTTTGCACTGATTGCCATCGAAACCACGTCTGAGGGACGGGAGGTGCTGTCCGTGTGCCTTCGCCTGCTTGACTTTGCTGACCCGACAAATCCAATACAGCGTGAAGTATTACTAGATCTATGTGACCTTCCAAGAACCACCAGATCAGTTATAGCCGCTACAATTCAGGAAAGCTTAGACAGACAGAAGGTAGAAATTGCAAATTGCCGTGGTCAAGCCTATGATACGACAGCGTCAATGAGCTCGAACAAGAAAGGGGTACAAGCAGAAATTGCTAAGCATGCACCAGACGCAGAGTACCAAGGGTGCTGTCTACATTCCCTTAATCTT ATCAGATCTGTGAGCCAACAGATGACGACCGATACTATCCTAATGGTGAAATCTGGAGCTGGGATCCAAAAACCAAAACACTTGCTAATGGGCTGCGCCATACGATGA
- the LOC138057349 gene encoding 52 kDa repressor of the inhibitor of the protein kinase-like: MRPVVTSLQGRLIDVYFGYKKIEDVTNHYSGIRADIDAWFARMYTKVLSLAELVQSTEGRPHACNRQQNRDNTPAETVPSYWKRSVAIPLLDTVCAGLQSLFSEEKRANFELCALIPAVLTAKTSEEISELAKVLRAKWEHLLPVSSALESELFRWKGYCQQKALGDVSVTGLLSSHADNLFFPNIRELLKILAVLPIGSTEAERSFSCVRRIHTWLRSRMTTDRLSDLAVIAMHCHSIHIDRDKVYNKYMAIHPRRMMSASLLHD, translated from the coding sequence ATGAGGCCAGTAGTCACATCCCTACAAGGTCGTCTCATTGACGTCTACTTTGGTTACAAGAAGATCGAAGATGTCACCAACCACTACAGCGGCATTCGTGCTGATATCGATGCCTGGTTTGCAAGAATGTACACGAAGGTCTTAAGTCTTGCTGAGCTGGTCCAATCTACGGAAGGGCGTCCGCACGCGTGCAACAGACAGCAAAACCGGGACAATACCCCAGCAGAGACAGTGCCAAGTTACTGGAAACGGTCCGTAGCAATACCACTGCTTGACACAGTCTGTGCAGGGCTACAATCCCTCTTTAGCGAAGAGAAGCGAGCAAACTTTGAGCTTTGCGCACTAATCCCTGCAGTTCTCACTGCCAAGACATCCGAGGAAATATCAGAGTTAGCAAAAGTACTTCGAGCAAAGTGGGAACACTTGCTCCCCGTCTCGTCCGCCCTTGAAAGCGAACTATTTCGATGGAAAGGCTACTGCCAGCAGAAGGCACTGGGCGACGTGTCTGTGACCGGCCTTCTGTCAAGCCATGCAgataatttgttttttcccaACATAAGAGAGCTACTGAAGATTCTAGCTGTATTACCGATAGGCAGCACAGAGGCGGAGAGGTCGTTCTCTTGTGTGAGAAGAATCCACACGTGGTTAAGGAGCAGGATGACCACCGACAGGCTGTCGGATCTAGCCGTGATTGCCATGCATTGCCACAGTATCCATATCGATCGGGACAAAGTATACAACAAGTACATGGCAATCCACCCAAGGCGCATGATGTCAGCTTCTCTGCTCCATGATTGA
- the LOC138055549 gene encoding piggyBac transposable element-derived protein 4-like: protein MTKNRFEELAQYLHFNDSSAKPKRGDANYDRLYKVRRVLNSVLEKAKSIYEPSKCLSVDEGMIAFKGRLAFRQYLPAKPTKYGIKDWMAADASNGYVVNFDVYLGSEDGKQRIHGLGYDVVMKMAEPFLNKNRHVFCDNFFTSTRLFEHLHDQNTYACGTVRPNRKDLPPCSKNKLKQGEVEQAQKGTLVYTKWHDKRDVSFLSTNVSPMEAGRQVERTVRGQRTHITKPKVADVYTANIRGVDCADQLRSFYASGWQSCKWYKYLFWFAFNLSVSNAFVLENFYRASQGKTKRALLPFKRQLAEQLINGFSQRKRAARGPIPTGPSCAVSPADHVSVRVEGRKRTCMQCSKMKRKTPKSHRVETSYECKICKVALCRSSCHNEFHSD, encoded by the coding sequence ATGACAAAAAATCGTTTTGAAGAACTAGCACAGTATCTTCATTTCAATGATTCATCTGCCAAACCGAAGAGGGGAGACGCCAACTATGACCGGCTTTACAAAGTGCGGCGGGTTCTAAACAGCGTTCTTGAAAAGGCGAAAAGTATCTATGAACCTTCAAAATGTTTATCTGTGGATGAAGGAATGATAGCTTTTAAAGGTCGCCTTGCTTTCCGACAATATTTACCGGCAAAACCAACCAAGTATGGTATCAAAGATTGGATGGCTGCCGATGCGAGCAACGGTTACGTTGTGAACTTTGATGTTTACCTTGGTTCGGAGGATGGAAAGCAGAGAATTCATGGTCTGGGATACGACGTGGTAATGAAAATGGCTGAACCGTTTCTGAACAAAAATAGACATGTAttttgtgacaatttttttacctcAACTCGTCTGTTTGAGCACTTGCACGACCAAAACACTTACGCGTGTGGGACTGTTCGACCAAACCGCAAAGACTTGCCTCCATGttccaaaaacaaattgaaacaagGAGAAGTTGAGCAGGCACAAAAGGGCACTCTTGTTTACACAAAATGGCACGACAAGAGagatgtttcttttctttcaactaATGTTTCACCTATGGAAGCAGGTAGACAAGTTGAAAGAACTGTGCGTGGTCAACGCACACACATTACAAAACCGAAGGTGGCTGATGTTTACACCGCCAACATAAGAGGTGTTGATTGTGCCGATCAACTTCGTTCATTTTACGCTTCTGGCTGGCAATCATGCAAGTGGTACAAATATTTATTCTGGTTTGCTTTTAATTTGTCTGTGAGCAATGCCTTTGTGCTTGAAAACTTCTACCGTGCGTCACAAGGAAAGACAAAAAGAGCATTACTTCCATTCAAACGCCAACTTGCGGAACAACTTATCAATGGTTTCAGTCAAAGAAAACGCGCCGCAAGAGGGCCAATACCAACTGGTCCAAGCTGTGCTGTTAGTCCAGCCGACCATGTCTCCGTTCGTGTAGAAGGAAGAAAGCGAACGTGTATGCAGTGCAGTAAAATGAAACGCAAAACGCCAAAAAGTCACAGGGTCGAAACTAGCTACGAGTGCAAGATTTGCAAAGTTGCTCTTTGCCGCTCATCATGCCACAATGAATTTCATAGTGATTGA